The Lysobacter gummosus sequence GCCGCGGGTGGTCGATGCGGTGCGGGTTCCGGTGATCGCCGCCGGCGGCATCTTCGATGCGCGCGGAATCGTGGCGGCGTTCGCCCTGGGCGCGGCGGCCGCGCAGATCGGCACCGCGTATCTGTTCTGCCCGGAAGCCAAGTTGTCGCCGCTGCACCGGCAGGCCTTGCACGCCGGCGAGGGCGACGACACCGCCATGACCAACGTGTTCACCGGCCGTCCCGCGCGCGGCATCGTCAATCGGTTGATGCGCGAAGTCGGGCCGATGTCCGACTTGGCGCCGGCGTTTCCGCTGGCCGGCGGCGCGCTGGCGCCGCTGCGGGCGAAAGCCGAGGCGGCCGGTTCGGACGGCTTCATGTCGCTGTGGTCGGGGCAGGCGCGCCGTGCGCATGCATTGTCCGCGCGCGAGTTGACCTTGACGCTGGCGCGCGAATCCCTGCAGTTGCTGAGCCAACGACCACGCTGAAATCGCCGCGATGTTCGGTGCCGCTGGCGGCGCAGGCCATCCGCAGCCAGCTTCGGAGCGATGCAGCGGCGATACGGCGCCAGTCGCGGCAAGGCGCCGCGCCACTGAAACCCGTTGAGCGGAAATCCGTGCAGCAGCAGCGTCGCCGGTCCGGCGCCGCGCTCGACATAGGCGATGCGTCCGAACGTCGTCGCCGCATAGCGCCGGCACGCGTGGAACTGCGCCGCGCTCCGTCCGTCGGCGGGCTCATCGGACACGGCTTCGTGCCCGTGTCCGAAGCTGGCCTGCACGCCGCCGCCGGCGAGCAGGCCGCCGCTCCATTGCAGGAAGTGTCTACGGTTCCCGCAAATGTCGAAAACGCGCGCAGCCGTCCGCCACGACGACGCGAGTGCGCCGCCTTGCTGCTTCAAAGAGTCGGGATTACTTGCGCGGACCGGGTCGCGAAACGTTCCGGCTCGCGCCGCCGCTCCCGTCGCCGCGGACGCGGGACGGCCAGCGGCGAGGTGGCGCGGTCAGGCGCTGGCCAGCCAGTGCTCGCGCAGCAACTCGTTGAACTCGCTCCAGCGCTCTTCCGGGAAGAAGATCCGCGCGCCTTCCAACTCGACGCGCTTGCGCGTGCCGGCGATCGCCTCGGCCAGCCAATGCGACCACTTCACGTCGAAGAACACGTCGTCGGTGCCCCAGGCGATCAGGGTCGGCGCCGCCAGCGCGCGCAACTGCGGTTCGATGCGCAAGGTGTGCGAGGCATCGAATGCGGCGAGGAAGCGCTGGAAATCCAGCAGCCGCTGTTCGCTGCGCAACAACGGGGTCAGGTACGTATCGATGTCCTGATCGCTGACCTGCTCCGGATCCTCGTAGGCCAGCCCCAGCGCCTGCGGCGAACGGTAGACGTTCTTGTCGGCCAGCATCGCTTGCAGCACATCGCGCAGACCGCCGGCCGCGGCCGTCGCCAGGAACGGCTTGAACGCCTCCGGCGGCCAGTTGTCGTGAGTGTCGCAATTGCTCAGCGCGAAGCTGCGCACACGCTGCGGATACAGAGCGGCGAAGATCTGCGCGATGCCGCCGCCGCTGTCGTTGCCGATCAGATCGACCCGATCGATGCCCATCGCGTCGAGAAACTGCGCGAGCATGTGCGCGTTGGCGGTGACCGAGACGTCCTGGTCCGCGGCGATCTCGCTGTCGCCGTGAGCGAGCAGGTCCACGGCGATGCAGCGGCGGATATCGGACAGATGGCGCAGCTGATGCCGCCACAAATGCCCGTTCAACAGCACTCCGTGCACGAACAGGGCGACCGGGCCTTCGCCGCGTTCGCGGTAGGCGATGCGCCCGGAAGGGGTTAGCACGCTGCCGTGGGCGAAGGGCGGAGCGTCGTTTTGATAGCCGCTGCCGTCCATGGTCTCAGCCCTGGTCCGATGCGGTCGCGGAGGCATACGCCTCCTTGAGCTTGAGCGCGCATTCATCGCAACACACTTCCACGGCCTTGCCGCCGATCTTGATCTGGAAAGAGTTTTCGTCCAAAGGGCAGTCGCAAGCTGCGCAAGTCTTCTCGGCCATGATGGTTTCTCTGCTGACGCCCGTGATTGGGCGAACTCAGTAGGCCATCGCCGGGTCGGGGGCGCTGTCAGAAAATTTAGCGATCGCCTTTTGGCCGGTCGGGCCCGCGTTCAGCGATGCAGGGCGGACTGGCGGAACTCGGTGGGCGAGCGGCCGTAAGTCTGCTGGAACGCCGCGCTGAAGTGGCTGTGGCTGGAAAACCCCAGGTCCTGGCTGAGCGCGCTCAGGTCCTCGTACTCGCCGAGCAAATCCAACGCCCGCGCCAACCGCAAGCGCAGTTGGTAGCGATACAACGGCAAACCTTCGACGCGCTGGAACACCTGGGTGAGATAGACCGGCGATACGCCGACTTCGCCGGCGATCTCGGCCAGCGCCCAGCGCCGCGACAGATTGCTGGCCAGGACCAGCTTGGTGCGTTCCACCAACCGCTGCTGGCCGACGCTGGAACCGGCCGCGTGCGTGGTGCGCGGGCCGAGCGCGCGCTGCACCAGGGTCAGCGCCAGGCTTTCGCCTTCCAACCCTTCGGCGACGTTTTCGCGCAGGCTGTGACGCAGCAGCATCACCAGCGCCTGCGCGCGCGGATCGATGCGCAGGCGCGGCGGCTTGAACCGCACCGCCTGGCCGTCTTGCAGCAGTTCCTTGGGCGCGAGCTCGCGCAGCATCGATTCTTCCACGGTCAACGCCAGGCTGGCGTCTCCGCCTTCGATCGGGTGACTGATGCGGTAGATCTCGCCAGCGTTGAAAAACAACACCTGGCTGGCCTCGGCCACGGTCAGGTTGTCGCCGACATGGCGCACGTAGACGCCGCGATACGGAAACACCAGTTGGGTGTCGTCGGCGCGCTCTTCCTCGCTCATGTGCCGGCACAGGCCGGGACAGTAGACGTCGCGAACGGTGACAGTCGGCGTCTGGAGCAAGGTGTGGATGTTGAATTCGGACATGCGCGCCGGTTCGATGGATGCGACATGGCCATGGCCGGCCAGCGGGGGCCGCCGTGGTCGCCGCTTGTGCGGGCAGACTATACGCCTCGGGCGGCGGGCGTTGGCGGCTGGAAACGGGGCCGCCGCGCCGTCGCGATCCGAACCGCGACGGCCTGTGCGTCTACATGGCCCCGGAACAGCCGCCATAGATCTCGCGCACGGGGCCGTCGATGGCGACGATGAAGGCGGATCGGACCAGCGTGGCGCAAGGGCCCATTTCTGTGTGATAGAGGCTCAGTCGCCCATCGGCATAGCGCAGCGAGTACGCCACTCCGGTCGGATCCGAAAAACCTCTCACCAGGTGGTATCGCTCGCTGTCGGCCAGGATCGCGGCGGTCGCGGGAAAGTCGGCGTCGAGTTGCTGCTTCGACAGCGCGACGATGGGTGCGGCGCGCAAACGCTCCATCGCTCGGGTCAGTTCGTTGTCTCCGACCCGCGCATAGCGGGCCCCGGCGACGTTCTCTGCCGAAGCCCAGGGAAAGTCGGCCGGCTCGGTATCCACCCATTGCGGATCTCTGGCCGCGGGCGGCAGGGCCGGCGGGCCACCGGCGCAAGCCGACAGCAACGCGACCAGTGCAGCGGCGGTCGATAACGTTCTGGTCGAAAACATGCAGTCCTCTCCATGGATGCGGCGATTCTACGACTGCGGACCCGTGATTGCGGGCCTAGGATCCGCGTTTATCGCGCGCCGCTCGTAGCGGCATCATTGCGCCGATAACCGATCGCCTCGGTCAGATGCGCCGTCGTGATCGCCTCGCTGCCGGCCAGATCGGCGATGGTGCGGGCGACGCGCTGGATCCGGTGCATCGAGCGCGCCGACAGTTGCAGGGCGTCCACGGCGCGTTCGAGCAGGCCTTGATCGCGCTCGCTGAGCCGGCAGATCGCCGCGGTGCCGGCCTGATCGAGTTGCGCGTTGGTCTTGCCGCTGCGCGCGAACTGGCGCTCGCGCGCAAGCGTCACCCGCGCGCGGATGTCGGCCGAGCTTTCGCCGCCGGGTTGATCCGGACGCAAGGCCTGCGGCGGCAGACGCGGCACGTCGATGTGCAGATCGATGCGGTCCAGCAACGGGCCGGAGATGCGCGCGCGGTAACGGCGAATGGCGTCGGTGGCGCAATGACAGCGGCCGCTGGAGTCGCCGGCCCAGCCGCAAGGGCAGGGATTCATTCCTTCCGGGTGCTTGCTAACTGTTATAAGCGATTTTTCTTATTAAAAACAATGCTTTGGCAGGAGTAATTATTTTCTTGGCCTCAGGCTGGGCCGTCTGTCGGAGCGTTCAGCTCCAGGGTTCCTTTCGTTCTCGCGGCGTGGTACGTTTTTAGAACATAAACGTGCGATTTTCTGCGGGGGCGTGATGGACGACAGGAAAGCGGAGATTGAGGCGGTTCTGGGCCAGTTCTGGGACGAGATGGCGATTGAACTTGGTGAAGACCCGCAGGACACCTCGGGTCTGTTGGGCGCGCCGCTGGACTCCCTGACGGCGGTGGAGGTACTGCTGCAGGTCGACACGCTGCTGGGTCGGAACATCCCGGCAGAGGTCGTGATCCAAAAGGGCGGATACGAGTCGAAAGAGCAGTTTGTCGAACTGCTGACCGGCCAGGTTCTCGACTACCTTGCAGAGCATCCCCATGACTAGTTCGGAGAAGGGCGATCAGCGGGCAGAGATGGCCGAACGACTGCGATTGGCGCGGGAGTACGTCGGCCTGACTCAGGAAGACGTCGCCGGGGCTTTAGGAATTTCCCGTCCTGCCGTCACCAAGATTGAATCAGGCGCCCGCAAGGTCGAGTCCACCGAGCTCAGCATCCTGGCCCGTCTCTATCGACGGACGATGGAGTACTTATTGACGGGGAAGGAGCCGGCCCCGAAAGGACCCGAACAACTGGCGTTCCTGGCACGCGCCATCAAGGGATTGTCAGAGCGCGACCTCGACGAAGTGGC is a genomic window containing:
- a CDS encoding alpha/beta fold hydrolase, producing the protein MDGSGYQNDAPPFAHGSVLTPSGRIAYRERGEGPVALFVHGVLLNGHLWRHQLRHLSDIRRCIAVDLLAHGDSEIAADQDVSVTANAHMLAQFLDAMGIDRVDLIGNDSGGGIAQIFAALYPQRVRSFALSNCDTHDNWPPEAFKPFLATAAAGGLRDVLQAMLADKNVYRSPQALGLAYEDPEQVSDQDIDTYLTPLLRSEQRLLDFQRFLAAFDASHTLRIEPQLRALAAPTLIAWGTDDVFFDVKWSHWLAEAIAGTRKRVELEGARIFFPEERWSEFNELLREHWLASA
- a CDS encoding helix-turn-helix transcriptional regulator produces the protein MSEFNIHTLLQTPTVTVRDVYCPGLCRHMSEEERADDTQLVFPYRGVYVRHVGDNLTVAEASQVLFFNAGEIYRISHPIEGGDASLALTVEESMLRELAPKELLQDGQAVRFKPPRLRIDPRAQALVMLLRHSLRENVAEGLEGESLALTLVQRALGPRTTHAAGSSVGQQRLVERTKLVLASNLSRRWALAEIAGEVGVSPVYLTQVFQRVEGLPLYRYQLRLRLARALDLLGEYEDLSALSQDLGFSSHSHFSAAFQQTYGRSPTEFRQSALHR
- a CDS encoding helix-turn-helix domain-containing protein yields the protein MTSSEKGDQRAEMAERLRLAREYVGLTQEDVAGALGISRPAVTKIESGARKVESTELSILARLYRRTMEYLLTGKEPAPKGPEQLAFLARAIKGLSERDLDEVARFAEFLKHSPKATRKE